In Elusimicrobiota bacterium, the sequence CGGCTGATGCGCGCGGCAACGCCACCCCCGCCACGATCGAGCATTATGCCAAGCTGGCTCAATCCGGAGCGGGGATCGTCTTCGTCGAGTATTCATTCGTCCATTCATCGGGCAAGGGCGAGGATGCCCAGTTGGCCGCCGATTCCGACGCTAATATAGATGGGCTCTCGGAAATCGCCGCCGCTATCCGCCGGAGCGGAGCCTTGGCTGGCCTCCAGCTGGTGCATGTGGGAGGCAAGACGCTAAAGGCCTTGACCGGGCGCGAGCCAATGTCGCCTAGCGGCGTCCGAGTCCCCGTGAAGGGCTGGGAGCCGGACGGTTCCGTTGAGATGACTCTCGCGGACATTGGGTTGTGGATTAGGTGGTTTACCAACGCGGCGCTTAGGGCCCGGGCGGCGGGCTTCGATATCGTGGAGTTGCACGCGGCGCATGGCTATGGCCTCAATCAGTGGCTTTCCCCCTTAACCAACATGAGAACTGATGGGTACGGTGGAAGTATGGCAGGCAGGGGGCGCATGCTGTTTGAAATTATCGAGTCCATCAAGGCGGCGGCCCCGGAATCGTTATTGGCGGTCCGCCTTCCGGGCCAGGACCACATGGAAGGCGGGCTGACGACGGCGGATATGGGCTGGCTCGTGCGCCGGCTCGAGAGCCTCGGCCTGGACTTGATAGACGTGTCCTCCGGCATCGGAGGCTGGCGACGCCCTGAGGGGCGGCTGGGGGAGGGCTACCTGGTCAACGATGCGGCGGCTCTTAAGGCCTTCACGACCTTGCCCGTCGTTGGGGTGGGCGGAATCGAATCGGGCGGGTTCATTGACCAGATCATCGCCGAGGGCCGCGTTGATTTCGCCGCGGTGGGGCGGGCGATCCTTCGCGATCCGTATGCCTGGGGGCAAGATCATTTGAGTGGAGTCAAAGTGACTGCTATCATGGAGGGAGCTTATGTTTGATATTTGGCATTTAGGACTGCCGGTGCGAAGTCTCGAGGAATCCATTCGCTTCTACGTGAATGGCCTTGGATTCCAGCTGCTTGGCTATTATGACGCCGACCGCTATCGCATCGCATTCGCCCGCGTCCCCGGAGGAACTTTCACTTTGGAGTTCCTTGAATTTCGCAACGTCACGGAGGGAGAGCCCGCCAAGCGGCCGGATCACCTGGCCTTCGAGGTCGCCGACCTGGAGGATTTCCGCGAGAGGCTGACCCAAAACGGCCTTTTCAAGGACGTGCCCGCGATCGCCATCTCGAATGATGGATTGCGCAAATTCGCGGTCACGGACCCGGACGGTGTGCCGGTACAATTCTACCAGGGGCGTTCCAACTTCGATCGTTTGATCGCGCCCACGGCGATTCCGGCGGCCCCTGTCAGATGAGCGTCCGGGTGGAATTGAGATCCACGCTCGCCTTCGCGCTCGTCTATTTCTTTTGGGGGTCCACTTACCTCGGCATACGCATAGCGGTCGAGCACATTCCGCCGGGGCTCATGTGCGCGGTCCGCTTCCTGATCGCTGGCCTGTCCATGCTGGGTTGGTGCGCCGCCTCGGGCAAGAGGCTCCGCTACGGCGGGGAACAGCTCCTCCGCCTGGCCGTTATCGGCCTGCTTTTGCTCATGGGGGGAAACCTGACTTTGTCCTACGCCGAGAGAGTGGTGCCGTCTGGCTACGCGTCCCTCATCGTGGCCAGCACCCCGCTTTGGTTCGTGGTTCTGGATTCCCTGCTACTCGGCCACCGCGTGACGGGGCGCGCCCTTCTCGGCTTGGGATCGGGAATCGCCGGCATCGCGGTGCTCCTCTGGCCCAAGCTCGCGGCGGCCGATGTCCTGGAAGCCAGGCAGCTATGGTGGTCGCTGGGGCTCTTGGGAGGCTCGTTTAGCTGGGCGCTGGGCTCGATCCTGTCCAAGCGCTGGCAAGCCGCGCGGGGGGACCTCCTCGGGGCCGCGGCCTGGCAGGTGTTCTTCGCGGGGCTCGGCAACCTGGCCTTCGCCCTGCTGTTCGAGGACGTGGGGCGCGCCGTGTGGACGGCGCGCGGCGCGGGTGCCGTGCTTTACCTGGTGGCGGGCGGGTCCTGGATCGGCTACACGGCCTATATTTGGCTTCTCAAGCACGTGCCGAGCTCCAAGGTCTCCACGTACGCCTTCGTCAACCCCGTCGTGGCGGTCTTTCTCGGCTGGCTCTTCGCCCACGAGCGCGTGGACGGCTATATTCTCGCGGGAAGCGCCATCGTGGTCGGCTCCGTGATATTGGTGACTACCGCGGAGGAGCCCCCGAGCGTCCTAGAGCCCTAAGCGCCTCTTGGCCTCATCCCAATCCTCCTGGGTGTCTATGTCCAACGACTCCTCCGGAGCAATCAAGAGGGCCTTGGGCTTGAGGCTTCGGAAGGAGCGGCGGCTCTTGAGGGTCTCGACCGTGGCCAGATAGATCGAGCCGTCAAGGACGTAGGCTGGCTCGAGCGCCTGGCGCGGGGCCGGGGGGCGGGGAGGAAGGAAGGGAGAAAGGACGCCGTCTTTGACCTTGTAGCACCACTGCGGATGGTCTTGAGCGGGCACGACCGAGAGCACGCTTTCCCCTCCGGATTTTCGAAAAAGCTCCACCGCTTTTTTGATGGTCCGCGGCAGACGCAGGGGCGAGGTCGGTTGAAGCAATAGTACCGCCTGGGGAGAGTAGCCTTTTTTTTCCAGGCGTTCCAAGGCGTCGAGCACCGCGTCCACGACAGCCGCTCGGTCCGTGGAGAGCTTCGCGGGACGCAGCCACGGCGCCTCGGCCCCGTGGTCCTTGGCGATTCGGGCGATTGCGGGCGAGTCCGTGCTCACCAGGAGCCGGTCAAGGCATTTCGAGGTCAGCCCCGCGCGT encodes:
- a CDS encoding acylneuraminate cytidylyltransferase family protein; this encodes MTGTILGFIPARKGSKGLPGKNARLLGGMPLVAHTIRAGLTSKCLDRLLVSTDSPAIARIAKDHGAEAPWLRPAKLSTDRAAVVDAVLDALERLEKKGYSPQAVLLLQPTSPLRLPRTIKKAVELFRKSGGESVLSVVPAQDHPQWCYKVKDGVLSPFLPPRPPAPRQALEPAYVLDGSIYLATVETLKSRRSFRSLKPKALLIAPEESLDIDTQEDWDEAKRRLGL
- a CDS encoding EamA family transporter: MSVRVELRSTLAFALVYFFWGSTYLGIRIAVEHIPPGLMCAVRFLIAGLSMLGWCAASGKRLRYGGEQLLRLAVIGLLLLMGGNLTLSYAERVVPSGYASLIVASTPLWFVVLDSLLLGHRVTGRALLGLGSGIAGIAVLLWPKLAAADVLEARQLWWSLGLLGGSFSWALGSILSKRWQAARGDLLGAAAWQVFFAGLGNLAFALLFEDVGRAVWTARGAGAVLYLVAGGSWIGYTAYIWLLKHVPSSKVSTYAFVNPVVAVFLGWLFAHERVDGYILAGSAIVVGSVILVTTAEEPPSVLEP
- a CDS encoding VOC family protein, which translates into the protein MFDIWHLGLPVRSLEESIRFYVNGLGFQLLGYYDADRYRIAFARVPGGTFTLEFLEFRNVTEGEPAKRPDHLAFEVADLEDFRERLTQNGLFKDVPAIAISNDGLRKFAVTDPDGVPVQFYQGRSNFDRLIAPTAIPAAPVR
- a CDS encoding NADH:flavin oxidoreductase, producing the protein MNQEILNRFSPYRFTGGKTAKNRVVVPPMCSQTADARGNATPATIEHYAKLAQSGAGIVFVEYSFVHSSGKGEDAQLAADSDANIDGLSEIAAAIRRSGALAGLQLVHVGGKTLKALTGREPMSPSGVRVPVKGWEPDGSVEMTLADIGLWIRWFTNAALRARAAGFDIVELHAAHGYGLNQWLSPLTNMRTDGYGGSMAGRGRMLFEIIESIKAAAPESLLAVRLPGQDHMEGGLTTADMGWLVRRLESLGLDLIDVSSGIGGWRRPEGRLGEGYLVNDAAALKAFTTLPVVGVGGIESGGFIDQIIAEGRVDFAAVGRAILRDPYAWGQDHLSGVKVTAIMEGAYV